A region of the Plectropomus leopardus isolate mb unplaced genomic scaffold, YSFRI_Pleo_2.0 unplaced_scaffold29101, whole genome shotgun sequence genome:
aatttaaaagaaaacattgccacaagtttttaaaaatcaccacaaattgCTAAAACATCCTAGGAATGCCCTCCAGTCCTGAGTCATTGGTGCTGAAGACCAAGTCGAGTTGCTGTTTTCGATTTTGTCGAGTGCCAAATTTGTGACTTGGGTCTGTCCTGATTCCAGGTCATGTGACTCGGGTCCACACCACTGGTCACAGTCAGCATTTTGATGCTCGTATCACTCCAGACTGTTGTGTCTCATTTCTCTCCATCAGGTTTGAAGATCATCATGTCGACAAGGGGAAGTTGGTTCTTCCTGTCAAGTTTCCTCATTTCGCTTCTGTCTGTCCTGCTTTCTTTTAGCCCCTCGCTGGCTTACTCACTAAAAAACTGCACTGCTGATGACAATCGGACTTGGGTTGAGTGCGCAGATCGCGACCTTGCTTTCATCCCTGATGACATTCCCAAAACAGCAGTAACTCTAGATCTCCGCTTCAATCACATCTCAAAGATAAACAGGACAGATTTCAGCCGTCTCTCAAAACTCAGATATTTACAAATTGGAAACAACTTGATTTCTCACGTAGACAATGGAGCTTTTGCAGACGTGGAGTTAGTAAACCTCGACATGGGCTCAAACAACCTCAGCAATGTGACGGACAACATGTTTCAGGGACTAACCGAGTTAATTTATTTGTCCTTGGAGAAAAACCAAATCACATACATCTCCCCGTTGGCCTTTCAGTCACTGATCAGCTTACAGACGGTACAACTGACGTATAACCACTTAAATCAAATGACCGATATCGTGCCACTCTTACAACTACCAAACTTAAACGACCTGCTCGCTGATAGTAACTATTTCACCTCCTTTCAGTCAGATGAGCTGCTTTGTAATACGTCAAACCTCAGGACACTGGCGATATTTACTGATTCAAAGTTCAGCATCACAAGGGACGTTTTCCCTCATCTTCAGTCTATCACTTTAGATACTGGGAGTGGCCTGGAGTGGGATGTCCCGGACCCGATCTTTCTGAGGAACCTGACTACTTTTGGGCTATTCGTATCTAACGATAGTCGTGAAATGTACCAAGCGATGCTGAAGAGTGCTGAGTCAGTGCAGGATCTGTCAGTGTCGTTTTTTCACCACGATCGAGAGATAGAGCTGGTGGATATCGCGTGCCAAAGTCCTAAGCTGACAAATCTTAGTTTGTTTATATCTCACACTGTAGGCAAGAACGAAACATTTCTGCGGTCTTGCTCCCAACTTACTGAGCTGGATTTATCCCATAATAATCTGGAAGAGCTGTCCGAGGCTTCCCTCAGATCAGTGAAACAGCTCAGAAGCCTGGACTTAGCAAGTAATGCCCTGTCTAGAGTGCCTCTG
Encoded here:
- the LOC121938303 gene encoding toll-like receptor 13, yielding MSTRGSWFFLSSFLISLLSVLLSFSPSLAYSLKNCTADDNRTWVECADRDLAFIPDDIPKTAVTLDLRFNHISKINRTDFSRLSKLRYLQIGNNLISHVDNGAFADVELVNLDMGSNNLSNVTDNMFQGLTELIYLSLEKNQITYISPLAFQSLISLQTVQLTYNHLNQMTDIVPLLQLPNLNDLLADSNYFTSFQSDELLCNTSNLRTLAIFTDSKFSITRDVFPHLQSITLDTGSGLEWDVPDPIFLRNLTTFGLFVSNDSREMYQAMLKSAESVQDLSVSFFHHDREIELVDIACQSPKLTNLSLFISHTVGKNETFLRSCSQLTELDLSHNNLEELSEASLRSVKQLRSLDLASNALSRVPLGVRGLSLLEFLDLSSNVIGELGCSDFLNLTRLAQLYLKSNRISTLKGCVFQNLNDLKVLNVGENGVHVLVDFFKLNLQKLEVLDLNMNILMQLKTGDFKNMSSLKSLYLESSKFYVAHKGAYDGLNNLLTLSVTQFFGDMDSIANAFRGLQRLESLKIHLTSSYDSKSSQQNNETHSSISPLAFLKSLLIQNYDWHHQILPDFLKGLNSLDYFGAERFFTESPHPDTFKYTPHLTSLHIFQSDLQVFNPEVFQPIPNLQSLDLSKNKLRSLDFLAKANLSALRVLTVRDNALTVIDEVVIQSLPALTYLDLTGNPFTCSCSNAGFIQWVKNNNQTQAVNAYQYPCIFPVAEQGNKLLDFDVQSCWM